The Equus przewalskii isolate Varuska unplaced genomic scaffold, EquPr2 contig_6335, whole genome shotgun sequence genomic interval CCCCCAAAACGGTGTGTGAAGAAGGTGAAGAAAGCTGGGACATAGGTGATGACAATGGCACAGATGTGGGCAGTACAGGTGCTGAAAGTTTTCTGTCGAGCATCTGCTGACGATAGACTCACAACTGCACGAAGAATCATGGTATAGGAGATTGTGATGCACAAGATATCAAAGCCCCCAATCAGGAGGGCGACCATTAAACCATAGATGGCATTGATCTTAACATTGCCACACGATATCTTAGCCACAGCCATATGGTCACAGTAGGTGTGGGGTATGACATTGCAGTATGTCAGGTGCTTGGTGAGGAAAGTAAAAGGGATAACAAGCATCACACCTCTCAAAAAAGTGAGGAGCCCGGCCTTGACAATGACTGAATTAGTGAGGATAGTGGCATATCTCAGAGGGTAGcaaatggccacatagcggtccaGGGCCATGAGCATGAGCACCCCAGACTCCATCCCAGTGAAGGTGTGTACAAAGAACATCTGGGCCAGGCAGGCCTTGAAATCAATTTCCTTGCGGTTGAACCACAATATGCAGAGGGTGTTAGGAAGAGTGCTGGTACACATGAGCACATCCGTGAAGGAAAGAAGGGCTAGGAAGATATACATAGGTCTGTGTAAGGCCTCTTCAGAGTAGATAAGGTACATAAGCCCAAAGTTCCCTGTGATGGCAATGCTATACATGGTACACAGTGGGAACGAGATCCACAAGTGCACTTCTTCCAGCCCGGGAATGCCATTTAGGATAAACGAAGCTGGAGTTAGTTTTGTGCCATTTAGAAATGACATAACGACTGTTGGAAGTTCATGGTACAGCAGATACAGAATTGCTctgtaagcagaagaaaaaaaaagagtaagttcaAAGAGTAACTGA includes:
- the LOC103555733 gene encoding olfactory receptor 52N1, encoding MSFLNGTKLTPASFILNGIPGLEEVHLWISFPLCTMYSIAITGNFGLMYLIYSEEALHRPMYIFLALLSFTDVLMCTSTLPNTLCILWFNRKEIDFKACLAQMFFVHTFTGMESGVLMLMALDRYVAICYPLRYATILTNSVIVKAGLLTFLRGVMLVIPFTFLTKHLTYCNVIPHTYCDHMAVAKISCGNVKINAIYGLMVALLIGGFDILCITISYTMILRAVVSLSSADARQKTFSTCTAHICAIVITYVPAFFTFFTHRFGGHSIPPHIHIIMANLYLLMPPTMNPIVYGVKTKQIRESVIRFLLKGKSNSSHSI